The nucleotide sequence CACTTGGAAATAAGCTCATAGGGTTTCCCTTCCTCGTGTTGTCGACAAAGCATCCAACGAAGGTCGGAAAGCCCTAGCGATGATGGAATCAATGTGCCTACTTGCTCGTCTCATTGGCTCCTATGGCAGGCGGCTAGGGTTTCACATGAAGTTCCCTTTGACGGTCCAACCACAATATCTCGAAACTACCGAGTTATATCCTTGTAGATACGAACAGTTTGACAAAATGGTACATTGTTTTTGCATAGTaatttttttctcaaaaaggaagatCACCCCCACCTATGCATCGAGCAATGCATACAATTTATTTTTTGGATGTAGAAAATAAATATATTCTCGTAAACGATCCATCGAATAATAAAATTACGAAAACGCCAACCACCTGACTAAGATTTGTTAGGCACGACAAATCTTACATTTTCTATGGTAATTTATATTGGTGAGATGACGACGAATTTGGCTTGGAAGCACGGAATTTTTTTTGACCAAATGATAAACTGACACAGATTCGCCGTGCTCGACAACTAAATTTGTCATCCTCGGGGAACGTATTTTGCCATGAAAAACATCAGATTTGCCACGCCTGGAAAATTGACATTTTCCTGAATATTCGGGTCTAAATAATAGATTAACTTGTAAATTGCTGAAAGACACACACGAAGGGGAGGGGGGAAATGCTACGAGGCTTTTGATCGGATTTGCAGTGGGCGCGGAACAGTGAGGAGGGCATCCACCGTGCATGCacttttttttgagcaaaagaacTGCTCGTAGAATGGACGAGAATTGTTAATTTGGAAATGGAGCAGGAAGGGTGCGTAGGTGAGGTCCCCGCACCGCAGATTCTCTCTGCCGTGCCGTATCCCTTTGCCGATGGAAAGTGGGGGTCCGCCAGTCCGTAGCTCGGGTTCTTCCACGGCCAGCCACGCTGCAGCAGCATCGACCAACCACGGGCGACGTTCCTCGTGGCGTAGCCAACTGCTCCAGCACGACAGCATGTATGGAACCACCGGGCACCAGTCACCAGAGCATGCCTAGGCCTAGCCTTCCCCATCTTCTGTTCCGTTGCGACGGCAACACCATGCAAATGCAAATCGAAGGGGACTGCAGGAACTAACACCAACATTAGCGTGATACCTTTGCGCTTTATTTATGGAAAACGCTCCtccgtaaataaatataagagcgtttaaattactactttagtgatctataaatgcttttatatttctttaccgaGTACATATAAAGCTAAAATAAAAGTAATTTCTCAAAATCATATTTTAAATTTTTTGGTCCTCATATGATATGTGCTGGGAAAAACATCCAGTTGAGAGTCGACAAACATCTACGTACTACTTCTAGTTTATTAAGCAGTTGCTTTCGACGACTGGTCCACGCACCAGGATAATGATTGGGAGATCATGGGGTTTGGACTTAGTACTCAACACATCCCTTTCCCTTTCCCACCTCCCATTTCTTTGGAAGTCTGTTTCTTCCCATGTGCTAGCAGCACACCATTCGCGTGGTCAATCGATTCTCAAATGGCCCTGGCTTGGTCCATTTGCTGCATGCTAACCTTACCTTAACCTGGGTTTGGAAATATTGGTAACGTGTTCCTCCTCACCAAAATTTGGTCTTCCTATTTCTGCATTTCTATCCTCGGACAATGAGACAAGGCTGGCTGACTGCCCAGGCTGAATTTGAAGTGAGCTGCAATATGTACAAATTATGCTTAACCAATTGGTGTTTAGATGGAGTGCGAAAAACAActacgtactactccctccgttcggaattacttgtcgcagaaatgtatgtatctagacgtattttagttctagatacatccatatccgagacaagtaattccgaacggagggagtacaagaataAGCAAGATTTTCTGTAGAAATTGTTGCAGGGAGACGGCTGTACTACCAACGTTACCAAACTTTTTTTCTAGGGAAGGGCGGTGTTTGCTCTTTGGCAGATGTAGACATGCAAACAGACAGGGGAGCAGAGCAAACTAGTGAACTGATCAACAGAGTATCTTGTGCAGAACAACAGATAGAGGAGCAGAGCATGAGAAATCCTTGAAGCAAACCCGGATGAAAAAACCCCAACCCACACATGATTAGGCTTTGACTGACTGACAGGCATACATGATCAATAGAGAAAGTGTCGACAAACTGAAACTTTATTTTTTGCGGtaaaaaaaaaactgaaactgTCAACCCTGAACCTGAGTctatctgtttgtcttcttcaactCTGGTGACGCACGCACTTCAACCTCAACTCCTCCGAGGAACCCATGCTCCACCCACAGTTTTCTGGAACCCATCTCTTGCTCCGAATTGCAGCACCTTGGAAACCGGGATCCCCCTTTCTGCACCAATCCTGCACCGAATCACCAAAGAGAGGTCAATAACTAACGGACAAGcgatttagagcatctccagccgttggcctcaGGGGGCTCGAAAATTCACCGCCTGGGGGCGACCCGGCGAAAAAATCGGCCTGGGGCTGATCGGGTTCCCAGCTGCCGGCACCAGGGTCGAcccagaattttttttaatttttttaaacataCATTCGGCTAAAATTCGATAAACGTGCATAAACTTCACCGAAATATAGCAAACTTAAAATAAACTTCGGCGCAACAGTTTCTTACATAggaaactttcaaaaaaaaacctagcCTACAGGAAGAACGCGCTGAGTGCGGAGaagtcctcgtcgccgtcgccgccatagccgtcgtccttctcctccttgacgcggccgctgCCGCCCCTACTGGACCCCTGCCCGCCGTCGCCCTGGCAGACCGGTGGCGGCGCATCGTCATCGAGGACGATGACTCCTCCCTCATCGCGGCACCGCGCCGAGCGAAGAACTGCTCTAGGGCGCGGACTTGGTGCTCTAGCTCCGTCTGCGACCAGTCCTCACACGCCCACTTCAACGCCGCCTCCTTGGAGAGGCCCGGCTCCGTCTTAACcgcggcgagccccggctccgtcttcaccgtgGCGAGCCCGgcctccgtcttcggcttgacgaagcggggaggggccgaggaggaggcgcgcccaccatcgttgatgacgatgccggcgctgcgtgtTCGTCGGCCAAGCGGCGTATCACCGGGCTTAGCCTTGACGTTGAGCAGCGCCGGCGACCCCGACGAGGAGGAACgtgaggaggagaaagaagagggCGCCGCCCTCCTCGGCATCCACTGGCCGTCGATCCGGGCCGGGACGGGAGGGTAGGTCAggggcgggttgttgccgccctcgaggtgcccGAGGACGGCGTCAAGCGagcggccgggggcgccccaccacaggcggcgcccctcgctgttcagTCTgctcggggaagagagggggaagagaggtggagctcggcggcggtgcgcgggAAGAGAGGCGGAGAGCTCGGCGGCGGGGCTGTGGgcgggtgtggccagaggcgagggagaggccTGGCTTTTATAACCAGGCGTCGTGTGTATGCGTGACGGAAGGGGAGGCgtcgctgcgccgcccgtgaggaatcaatggcaaggctgaccggcgatagccttgccattgattccccacgGAAAACTGAGGCATCGTGAGGACGCCGAGGTGACTGTCGCTGACTCAGCGGGCCCGCGGTGCGTTTgcgccaaaaccgctcgccccggcgccccccggGCGCCCCCAACGCACCGGGTTCGGCCTGGATACGCTGGCATCAATTTCGGCTCAAGGCGGTGAAAAACAGGCTTTTGAGGACGCGACTAGGCCGATTTTTAGACGCCGGCATAGTAAAATCGTCTGGAAAAGGTCTGTTGGGGACGCGACTGAAGATGCTCTCAGTACATGACTCAAACGAACGCACTAGAAGACCAACGCCGGTGGCTTTGATATCAGCAATAATGAGCCCCACTTGTGATCGATCCGTCATCAAAGCCCCACTCCCCCACCACCgggaaaaaaaacttgaaagaaagCCCGATGTAGGATCTAGTCTTGGACCGGAAGTGGagtttctacacccaggagcatttgctcctggtgtgaacagtaaaataaaaaaattcaaaaaaatgttaaaaaattctgaatttttttgtggcATACTTATACAAATGTTTGTTGTGCACGTAAAATTTCATCGTgaaatcacattggtggaaggtgtggtaaaaaaacaaaatcgatgctctgaAAATGTTACTTGCAAAAGCATTTTGAAGCTCTGATTTTGTTTTTTTcggcacgacttccacgaatgtgatttcgtgatgaaatttttCATGCACAAGAAACACTTGTGAAAGTATGTGACAAAaacaattcagaattttttgaatttttttctatttttttgattttactgttcacaccaggagcatttgctctTGGGTGTAGAATGGTACTTTCGTCTTGGACCTCGGTTTTCCATTCAGAGTTTGTCCTGAAACgtatggtttttatttctttcgaTTCGATGATATAGGTATGGTGACTTTTTTTTTACTTGTCCTCACATACATTTTATTTAATTTTGAATACAAGATAGACCTTCTTCTGGGTTTATATTCAATACAAAATACATATAGCTGGAAAAAAGCCAAGATGAACCGTCACGATAAGCCTGATTATCACCATGGCCGGGcagtgttttctcttttcttttttctttttttatttttaaattcatgaattttttttatatTCCCGAACATTTTTCAAGTTCTTGATTTGTTTCCAAATTGTGACACTTTTTTTTAGTTTATGGAATTGTTAGTATTAATGATTTTTTAAAATTCGTGATCATTTTTCATATTCCTTAAAAAAATAGATTCTTGAACTATTTTCTaattagtgaacatttttttatttggcaGACATGTTTCAAATTCGTGATctttttgaattcataaacattttttcaATCTTGAAGATGTTTAAATATTTGCGAACTTTGGAAATCGAAATAAAACCGACAGCGACATATGTTTGATGTAATAAAACCAACCGACATAAAAGACCAGATGAAAAATatcgagagagagagtgagagagagagacgcgtCTGATCGcgcgctgggcctggcccatttacaGTACGTGCATAAATCACTCCTAGCTTTTTCGGGGACCTTCTTTTTTGTTACAACATTTTTTTTTGGATCTTTTTGGGTACTCCAATCTTCTGGTGCCCCCCTTGCCCGTCCCTCCCGCGGGAAATTCCTTCAATCTTTCTTAACCCCCACCTTCGCCGATCCTTTAAGCCAAGAAATTCTTCTTTGTGGGCATCCGTCTTCTCCCCTCCACTCCAGCGAATTCGCTTAGGGCATGTTTGGTTATAGTCTTGAACAGTACCCGCGTTGTATACACATCTCAACTCAGCCTGACTCTGAAAAAACAGCCTCATATGCAACATCTGCGAGTTGTTTGATTGCCTGCATATGAACTTCCTACATTAGGGAATCAACTTTGACATGTTGTTTGGTTACCTGCATTGTCTTGGCGCATGCAACTACACGCTGTTTGATTGTCCGCATGAGAAATCCTTGAAGCAAACCCGGATGAAAAACTCCCCAACTCCCCAACCCACACATGATTAGGCTTTGACTGACTGACAGGCATACATAATCAATAGAGAAAGTGTCGACAAACTGAAACTTTTTTTTTGCGgtgatattttttttgaaactatcAACCTTGAACCCGGATTTATCTGTCTGTCTTCTTCACTCTGATGACGCACGCACTTCAACCTCAACTCCTCTgaggaacccatgctcttgctccacCCACAGTTTTCTGAAACCCATCTCTTGCTCCGAATTGCAACACCTGTCTAATGAACCGAAACTAATGTCTAGCCGTTCGAATTGGGACTAATGATACCATTAATGCCGGTTCATTTACAaatcgggactaatgtgtctcacgtaaagtagtttttctactagtgccctcATCAAGAAAAAAACAGCCCAATCCCTTCCTagactcaaaaaaagaaaaaaagaaagaaaaaaataggagtacctagaactcatttagatgagatataatttggtctcattcatcttttatagcacGCGTGTGTGCTGACGTGAGTTATATTTATTCCAGCTAAACTGAAAAACAATCCCGTCCCCTCGATATATAACAGATTAACAGGGCGCCCTCGCCCTCTTTCTCGGAAAAAATATCGATCTTCTTTCCGCCGTGCCGCCGTGACCCCAGCTTCGTCAATACTCCTCCAATCTAAGCGACTGCTCGTCGCGGCTGTCCTCCAGTGGATTCGCTTGGTAAGGAACCCCCAACTCGCTCGGATCTGTTCGATGCCGTCATTCCTGTTCTTGTCAGCCGGATCTCCTTCTGATCTAATCTTCCCTTTGTTGTGATGAAATCATCAAGATCTGTCTTGGCTCAAGGTCGATCTGGCCCCTTCAATTTTTTGTAGTATTCTATATGGTGCGGGGGGCATCTTCATATGTATTTTGAtgcctattaccctcaaacttttgcTGTTACTGTTTTCAGATAGTATCACCAAGAGCAATCATTCCTCTTAAATTAAATTAAAAGAGCAATTGTTTAAAAAAATCAATGTAATGAAAATAAAAATTTGGTTGATCTTGCTTGTTCGTTTTTCAAAACAATACAGATATGTTCAGGCGAGTCCTGCAGTGTATTGCCCTCGGCTGATATAGTACCAATAGCAGTCAGTTAAATTTATGTTTCCAAAAAAATTATGCATCTGGGTTCACTGTACTAACACCCAAATTATTCCCATGTGTGTATTTCACTGCAGAACATCTTGCTAAATTAGTAATGCTGATTGGAGCAGCAGAAATTGGTGGGATGATGGATAGCAGCAAGAGAAAAGGTGTCATGCCATCCTGTGGCGATGCTGCCAAGATTACAGCAGAGGTGTTCCCAAGCAACAAGAGGAAGAAGGCCGTTGTATCTCTCTGTACACTGTTGCTTCCTGATGCCATGATGTTGGAGGTGCTACTTCGGCTCCCTATCAAATCCATTCTCCGCTTCCGGGCTGTCTGCCGCTCTTGGGCTGCACTCTTCTCCTCCAAGGATTTCTGCAGCCTACGCATGGCCATCTCTAAGGAGCTGCCACAAGCACCAAAGCTACTCATGCTTGTCTCGCCCACAACAGGACTGAACTCCACCGCAATGTACTCATGCTCGCCGTCAGGCTCCAGAGACGATTTACTCTTCACCGTCGACACCGCACGCCGCAATTCCATGGGAATAGTGACGCCCTCTCCATGCCATGGACTCACCCTTCTATATGATGATGCCGCGCCAGCTTACTATGTTTGCAATGCAGCCACACGGGCAATCACACGTCTGCCGCCTCACTGTACTCCACCAACATATCGTTCCACTGCCGGACTTGGATTTGATGCCCGGACTAGGGAGTACAAGGTGGTGAGGTTGATCACTGGGCGTTGCGGTGACAAGGAGAGGAACAAGTGTGAAGTGTACACGCCTGGAGCTGCTTGCTGGAGGCCGGCGGCCGGTGGAGGAGTGCCTTTCAGGTTGTACAGGTATGCAATTTCTGCAGCTATACATGGGGCGACGCAGAAAGTACCACCGGTGTTTGCCAACGGATTACTACACTGGTTCATCGGTCCTTCCCTTATCGCCACAAGGACAAGAGCTCCCA is from Triticum aestivum cultivar Chinese Spring chromosome 1B, IWGSC CS RefSeq v2.1, whole genome shotgun sequence and encodes:
- the LOC123144923 gene encoding F-box protein At5g49610, which gives rise to MLIGAAEIGGMMDSSKRKGVMPSCGDAAKITAEVFPSNKRKKAVVSLCTLLLPDAMMLEVLLRLPIKSILRFRAVCRSWAALFSSKDFCSLRMAISKELPQAPKLLMLVSPTTGLNSTAMYSCSPSGSRDDLLFTVDTARRNSMGIVTPSPCHGLTLLYDDAAPAYYVCNAATRAITRLPPHCTPPTYRSTAGLGFDARTREYKVVRLITGRCGDKERNKCEVYTPGAACWRPAAGGGVPFRLYRYAISAAIHGATQKVPPVFANGLLHWFIGPSLIATRTRAPILTFSLTDETFGCVRSPPPFWTSEVHLHYGSEKEHLVVMDDHLCMVRDLRNTIPRDGTLEIWKLLDYSPGEWSLYHRIHLFGHVGIYLLDVMAVRVVGLIGGCRSGKKIAIASSKDKFAGQFEQKLHTYDPRCQALETILSITETQTHTRPASTFSLFDEESLVQVHSKPMDS